A region of Esox lucius isolate fEsoLuc1 chromosome 3, fEsoLuc1.pri, whole genome shotgun sequence DNA encodes the following proteins:
- the xcr1b.2 gene encoding chemokine XC receptor 1 isoform X1, which translates to MYVLNRTVMDQSGFWEHPLNDSYQNYTDEDYDGEGLVLLCEDINGLEPVTAAFFLIIFLFSVAGNVLMLVVLCRHGGRRRVTNLFILNLLTSDLLFTLTLPFWAVYNLSHWLFGDVACKLLTGVYFTGFYSSLLLLTSLTVDRFMTVVVNSWNAVPKWRLRCAWAACTASWVISFAASLHDVISAQVVEVHSENGIFNCEASTVPDEEERLGYYLQVSLLFLLPLTIIILCYSAILRKVLVTASRRPHRTILVVFLIVVAFFICWGPYNLVLFLQAMYKSDCDVRERLHVSYVVCRILAYAHCCVNPLLYLLSHSFRRHLWSLVCGGTGGEGQGEVRHGGEERSIRHSLSNFSPQPTGPGVMCQRIEGRNSAAWIHLRTLQECD; encoded by the exons atgtatgttttaaacAGGACAGTGATGGACCAAAGTGGATTCTGGGAACACCCCTTAAATGATAGCTATCAAAATTACACTGACGAAGACTATGATGGTGAGGGGTTAGTCCTGCTGTGTGAAGACATCAATGGTTTGGAGCCTGTCACAGCAGCCTTCTTCTTGATTATCTTCCTTTTCAGTGTCGCAG GTAACGTGCTGATGCTGGTTGTCCTGTGTCGTCACGGGGGCCGGAGGAGGGTCACCAACCTGTTTATCCTGAACCTGTTAACATCTGACCTTCTCTTCACCCTGACCCTGCCCTTCTGGGCTGTCTATAACCTCTCCCATTGGCTGTTTGGTGACGTG GCCTGTAAACTGTTGACTGGGGTTTACTTCACCGGTTTTTACAGCAGCCTTCTGCTTCTGACCAGCCTGACAGTGGACCGCTTCATGACCGTGGTTGTTAACAGCTGGAACGCAGTCCCCAAGTGGAGGCTGAGGTGTGCCTGGGCAGCCTGCACGGCATCCTGGGTCATCAGCTTTGCCGCCTCCCTCCATGATGTCATAAGTGCCCAGGTAGTGGAAGTGCACTCAGAGAATggaatcttcaactgtgaggccTCAACAGTTCCTGATGAAGAGGAG AGGTTGGGCTACTACCTGCAGGTGTCCCTGCTCTTCCTTCTTCCTCTGACCATCATCATCCTCTGCTACAGCGCCATCCTCAGGAAGGTCCTGGTAACTGCATCCCGGAGACCCCATCGGACCATACTGGTGGTGTTTCTCATTGTTGTGGCGTTCTTCATCTGCTGGGGGCCATACAACCTGGTCCTCTTCCTTCAGGCCATGTATAAATCAGACTGTGATGTCCGAGAGCGATTGCATGTGTCCTATGTTGTATGTCGTATTTTGGCCTACGCTCACTGCTGCGTCAACCCACTCCTCTACCtgctgtcccactccttcagaCGACACCTCTGGTCTCTAGTGTGTGGTGGGACAGGAGGGGAGGGTCAGGGTGAGGTTAGACacgggggagaggagaggagtattAGACACAGTTTGTCCAACTTTAGCCCCCAACCAACAGGACCTGGTGTGATGTGTCAGCGCATTGAAGGGAGGAACAGTGCAGCATGGATACACCTGAGAACCCTGCAGGAATGtgattaa
- the LOC114838810 gene encoding uncharacterized protein LOC114838810 yields MRGGGIPRAARTVVSDEIHATIIDHVINHGLSLREAGERVQPNLSRSTVASIIRIFQQTNRMQRLPPSGGRGKLLNNDQELAIVEMVVANNVEDHEIFAKIESISLTTITRTLSKHRVRMKQLYTVPFERNSERVKELRRQYVQRVMELEANQAPHEFIYIDEAGFNLSKRRRRGRNIIGKRATVDVPGQRGANITMCAAMANTGLLLHRCQVGPYNTERLLAFLNDLHQRLVPEQGQEGENMRTFVITWDNVAFHHSQAITAWFEVHPVLVSLFLPPYSPFLNPIEEFFSAWRWKVYDHQPHDQMSLLEAMDAGCRDITVQDCQGWIRHTKRFYPRCIALDDIRCDVDENMWPNPEDRRD; encoded by the exons ATGCGTGGTGGTGGCATTCCAAGGGCTGCAAGAACAGTAgtcagtgatgaaattcatgccaCTATCATTGACCATGTAATCAACCACGGTCTCTCACTAAGAGAGGCTGGTGAAAGAGTCCAACCCAATTTGAGTCGGTCAACGGTTGCCTCCATTATTCGCATCTttcaacaaaccaacag AATGCAACGTCTTCCACCCTCTGGGGGAAGAGGAAAGCTCCTCAATAATGATCAAGAGCTTGCCATTGTAGAAATGGTTGTTGCAAATAATGTGGAGGACCATGAGATATTTGCCAAAATAGAAAGCATCAGCCTCACAACCATTACGCGGACATTGTCCAAACACCGAGTGCGGATGAAGCAGCTCTACACTGTTCCCTTTgaaaggaacagtgagagagtCAAGGAGCTACGACGACAATATGTCCAG AGAGTTATGGAATTGGAAGCCAACCAGGCCCCTCATGAATTCATTTACATCGATGAGGCAGGATTCAATCTGTCCAAAAGGCGTCGACGTGGACGAAATATAATTGGAAAAAGGGCCACAGTTgatgtgccaggacagagaggggcaaaCATTACTATGTGTGCAGCAATGGCAAATACAGGATTACTCCTTCACAGATGCCAGGTTGGACCTTATAATACTGAGCGCCTCCTTGCGTTTCTTAATGATCTCCACCAGCGCCTGGTACCAGAGCAGGGTCAGGAGGGTGAAAACATGAGGACCTTTGTAATTACCTGGGACAATGTTGCTTTCCATCATTCACAAGCAATAACAGCATGGTTTGAAGTCCACCCAGTACTGGTGAGTCTCTTCCTTCCACCCTATTCAcctttcctcaaccccatagaggagttcttttctgcatggaggtggaaggtttatgaccatCAGCCACATGACCAGATGTCCCTACTTGAAGCCATGGATGCTGGATGCAGGGATATCACAGTTCAAGATTGCCAAGGGTGGATCCGACATACCAAGCGGTTTTATCCCAGGTGCATCGCCTTAGATGatatcagatgtgatgttgacgAAAACATGTGGCCTAACCCTGAAGATCGCAGGGATtag
- the xcr1b.2 gene encoding chemokine XC receptor 1 isoform X2, which yields MDQSGFWEHPLNDSYQNYTDEDYDGEGLVLLCEDINGLEPVTAAFFLIIFLFSVAGNVLMLVVLCRHGGRRRVTNLFILNLLTSDLLFTLTLPFWAVYNLSHWLFGDVACKLLTGVYFTGFYSSLLLLTSLTVDRFMTVVVNSWNAVPKWRLRCAWAACTASWVISFAASLHDVISAQVVEVHSENGIFNCEASTVPDEEERLGYYLQVSLLFLLPLTIIILCYSAILRKVLVTASRRPHRTILVVFLIVVAFFICWGPYNLVLFLQAMYKSDCDVRERLHVSYVVCRILAYAHCCVNPLLYLLSHSFRRHLWSLVCGGTGGEGQGEVRHGGEERSIRHSLSNFSPQPTGPGVMCQRIEGRNSAAWIHLRTLQECD from the exons ATGGACCAAAGTGGATTCTGGGAACACCCCTTAAATGATAGCTATCAAAATTACACTGACGAAGACTATGATGGTGAGGGGTTAGTCCTGCTGTGTGAAGACATCAATGGTTTGGAGCCTGTCACAGCAGCCTTCTTCTTGATTATCTTCCTTTTCAGTGTCGCAG GTAACGTGCTGATGCTGGTTGTCCTGTGTCGTCACGGGGGCCGGAGGAGGGTCACCAACCTGTTTATCCTGAACCTGTTAACATCTGACCTTCTCTTCACCCTGACCCTGCCCTTCTGGGCTGTCTATAACCTCTCCCATTGGCTGTTTGGTGACGTG GCCTGTAAACTGTTGACTGGGGTTTACTTCACCGGTTTTTACAGCAGCCTTCTGCTTCTGACCAGCCTGACAGTGGACCGCTTCATGACCGTGGTTGTTAACAGCTGGAACGCAGTCCCCAAGTGGAGGCTGAGGTGTGCCTGGGCAGCCTGCACGGCATCCTGGGTCATCAGCTTTGCCGCCTCCCTCCATGATGTCATAAGTGCCCAGGTAGTGGAAGTGCACTCAGAGAATggaatcttcaactgtgaggccTCAACAGTTCCTGATGAAGAGGAG AGGTTGGGCTACTACCTGCAGGTGTCCCTGCTCTTCCTTCTTCCTCTGACCATCATCATCCTCTGCTACAGCGCCATCCTCAGGAAGGTCCTGGTAACTGCATCCCGGAGACCCCATCGGACCATACTGGTGGTGTTTCTCATTGTTGTGGCGTTCTTCATCTGCTGGGGGCCATACAACCTGGTCCTCTTCCTTCAGGCCATGTATAAATCAGACTGTGATGTCCGAGAGCGATTGCATGTGTCCTATGTTGTATGTCGTATTTTGGCCTACGCTCACTGCTGCGTCAACCCACTCCTCTACCtgctgtcccactccttcagaCGACACCTCTGGTCTCTAGTGTGTGGTGGGACAGGAGGGGAGGGTCAGGGTGAGGTTAGACacgggggagaggagaggagtattAGACACAGTTTGTCCAACTTTAGCCCCCAACCAACAGGACCTGGTGTGATGTGTCAGCGCATTGAAGGGAGGAACAGTGCAGCATGGATACACCTGAGAACCCTGCAGGAATGtgattaa